One region of Bombyx mori chromosome 27, ASM3026992v2 genomic DNA includes:
- the LOC119630695 gene encoding putative nuclease HARBI1: protein MQRPPLYERSPLYYFVAASLLENEEYSSREVREITRRVALRKKNNPVDINDAEFKNRYRLNKESFKFLCNQLKQKTSLKASSRISLELKVLCALSFYATGSYQRLVGMAKYLGQTTVSKCVKEVTDALVTPAILNTFIKFPYARADRDVIRNKFFAKYGFPGVIGCIDGCHFHIFTPKKEVEHLYYSRKHFHSLNVQMICDSDCRILNVNAKYGGATHDAFIWENSVVNNYMQSLHRNNEQVWLLGDSGYPQRPWLMTPILDAVEGTPAYKYTAVHGRTRVAIENTFGRLKNRWRCLCKDRTLHYAPVKCAKIITACCVLHNLAIEFNIPEPEPAEIENPNLAMTISEHIFQENTIGDGLIRGRAIRSILVDKINRLHT, encoded by the exons ATGCAAAGACCACCGTTGTACGAGCGTAGTcccttatattattttgttgctGCAAGTTTACTTGAAAATGAAGAATATTCATCAAGAGAAGTTAG AGAAATTACACGCAGAGTTGCTCtgagaaagaaaaataatcctGTGGACATAAATGACGCGGAATTCAAAAATAGATACCGGTTGAATAAAGAATCATTCAAGTTTCTTTGTAATCAACTTAAGCAAAAAACATCTTTAAAAGCAAGTTCCAGGATAAGTTTGGAACTTAAg GTTCTTTGCGCGCTATCTTTTTATGCCACTGGATCTTACCAACGCTTAGTGGGAATGGCTAAATATTTGGGCCAAACGACTGTTAGCAAATGTGTGAAGGAAGTAACAGATGCTCTTGTAACTCCTGcaattttaaatactttcatAAAATTTCCTTATGCCAGAGCTGATAGAGATGTAATAAGAAACAA ATTTTTTGCAAAGTATGGTTTCCCAGGAGTTATAGGATGCATTGATGGATGTCATTTCCATATTTTCACACCCAAAAAAGAAGTcgaacatttatattatagtagAAAGCATTTCCATTCATTAAATGTGCAAATG aTTTGTGATAGTGATTGTCGTATTTTAAACGTAAATGCGAAATACGGAGGAGCCACCCACGACGCTTTTATTTGGGAAAATAGCGTGGTCAACAATTATATGCAGAGCTTACATCGAAATAACGAGCAAGTGTGGTTGttag gTGATTCTGGTTATCCACAGCGACCCTGGTTAATGACACCAATTTTAGATGCTGTTGAGGGAACTCCAGCTTATAAATATACAGCAGTTCATGGAAGGACCAGGGTAGCTATTGAAAATACTTTTGGGCGACTAAAAAACCGATGGCGTTGTTTGTGTAAGGATCGCACATTACACTATGCTCCAGTAAAATGTGCAAAAATCATAACAGCATGCTGTGTATTGCACAACTTAGCCATTGAGTTCAACATACCTGAACCAGAACCAGCAGAGATTGAAAACCCCAATTTGGCTATGACAATATCTGAACATATTTTTCAAGAGAATACTATAGGAGATGGGTTAATTAGGGGTAGAGCTATAAGAAGTATTTTAGTGGATAAAATTAATAGACTTCATACataa
- the LOC119630697 gene encoding uncharacterized protein LOC119630697 isoform X1: MRTSHSQYLTMVEFMEANGDLSKPSGGPRGRNFIQMKWKELTGLLNSDSSGDPKSEDKWRKVWSDYKNNCKKKCAKINRAASGTGGGPALHLLLTDQEQRVMQIIGVQAATGMEIKEAGFPQEEISTEMPNTQIILKEPEIDWNAPSTSSQPTVAPPPPTEAPPPVINEEEEWNPPPQKKRKNNLTKMFLDIDRKAREYASERDRVYEELERDRLRVREFEVRERVRQRDEELRMQGQWLEFMKEAMEAFVRFMERKS; this comes from the exons GAGATTTATCAAAACCATCAGGCGGTCCACGAGGTCGCAATTTTATACAGATGAAGTGGAAAGAGTTAACGGGATTACTAAATAGCGATTCTTCAGGAGATCCTAAGAGTGAGGACAAATGGCGTAAG gTGTGGAGTGATTATAAGAATAATTGCAAGAAAAAGTGTGCTAAAATTAATAGAGCTGCTAGTGGCACTGGTGGCGGACCAGCGCTCCATTTATTATTGACTGACCAAGAACAAAGGGTCATGCAGATAATTGGAGTGCAGGCAGCTACTGGCATGGAGATAAAAGAAGCTGGGTTTCCACAA gaagAAATTTCAACTGAGATGCCAAAtactcaaattattttaaaggaaCCGGAAATAG ATTGGAATGCTCCTAGCACAAGCAGCCAACCAACAGTGGCTCCACCACCACCAACTGAGGCTCCCCCTCCAGTCATTAACGAGGAAGAGGAGTGGAACCCTCCGCcgcagaaaaaaagaaaaaacaatttaacaaaaatgtttttagatATAGACAGAAAGGCAAGGGAGTATGCTTCAGAGCGTGATAGGGTATATGAGGAATTAGAAAGAGATCGGTTGAGAGTTAGAGAATTTGAGGTACGTGAAAGAGTAAGACAGAGAGATGAAGAGCTACGGATGCAGGGTCAATGGCTGGAATTTATGAAAGAGGCAATGGAAGCTTTTGTGAGGTTTATGGAGAGAAAGTCTTAA
- the LOC119630697 gene encoding uncharacterized protein LOC119630697 isoform X2: MRTSHSQYLTMVEFMEANGDLSKPSGGPRGRNFIQMKWKELTGLLNSDSSGDPKSEDKWRKEEISTEMPNTQIILKEPEIDWNAPSTSSQPTVAPPPPTEAPPPVINEEEEWNPPPQKKRKNNLTKMFLDIDRKAREYASERDRVYEELERDRLRVREFEVRERVRQRDEELRMQGQWLEFMKEAMEAFVRFMERKS, from the exons GAGATTTATCAAAACCATCAGGCGGTCCACGAGGTCGCAATTTTATACAGATGAAGTGGAAAGAGTTAACGGGATTACTAAATAGCGATTCTTCAGGAGATCCTAAGAGTGAGGACAAATGGCGTAAG gaagAAATTTCAACTGAGATGCCAAAtactcaaattattttaaaggaaCCGGAAATAG ATTGGAATGCTCCTAGCACAAGCAGCCAACCAACAGTGGCTCCACCACCACCAACTGAGGCTCCCCCTCCAGTCATTAACGAGGAAGAGGAGTGGAACCCTCCGCcgcagaaaaaaagaaaaaacaatttaacaaaaatgtttttagatATAGACAGAAAGGCAAGGGAGTATGCTTCAGAGCGTGATAGGGTATATGAGGAATTAGAAAGAGATCGGTTGAGAGTTAGAGAATTTGAGGTACGTGAAAGAGTAAGACAGAGAGATGAAGAGCTACGGATGCAGGGTCAATGGCTGGAATTTATGAAAGAGGCAATGGAAGCTTTTGTGAGGTTTATGGAGAGAAAGTCTTAA
- the LOC119628418 gene encoding uncharacterized protein LOC119628418, with translation MRTSHSQYLTMVEFMEANGDLSKPSGGPRGRNFIQMKWKELTGLLNSDSSGDPKSEDKWRKVWSDYKNNCKKKCAKINRAASGTGGGPALHLLLTDQEQRVMQIIGVQAATGMEIKEAGFPQEEISTERPNTQIILKEPEIDWNTPSTSSQPTVAPPPPTEAPPPVINEEEEWNPPPQKKRKNNLTKMFLDIDRKAREYASERDRVYEELERDRLRVREFEVRERVRQRDEELRMQGQWLEFMKEAMEAFVRFMERKS, from the exons ATGAGAACTAGCCACTCACAGTATTTAACAATGGTGGAATTTATGGAAGC AAATGGAGATTTATCAAAACCATCAGGCGGTCCACGAGGTCGCAATTTTATACAGATGAAGTGGAAAGAGTTAACGGGATTACTAAATAGCGATTCTTCAGGAGATCCTAAGAGTGAGGACAAATGGCGTAAG GTGTGGAGTGATTATAAGAATAATTGCAAGAAAAAGTGTGCTAAAATTAATAGAGCTGCTAGTGGCACTGGTGGCGGACCAGCTCTCCATTTATTATTGACTGACCAAGAACAAAGGGTCATGCAGATAATTGGAGTGCAGGCAGCTACTGGCATGGAGATAAAAGAAGCTGGGTTTCCACAA gaagAAATTTCAACTGAGAGGCCAAAtactcaaattattttaaaggaaCCGGAAATAG ATTGGAATACTCCTAGCACAAGCAGCCAACCAACAGTGGCTCCACCACCACCAACTGAGGCTCCCCCTCCAGTTATTAACGAGGAAGAGGAGTGGAACCCTCCGccacagaaaaaaagaaaaaacaatttaacaaaaatgtttttagatATAGACCGAAAGGCAAGGGAGTATGCTTCAGAGCGTGATAGGGTATATGAGGAATTAGAAAGAGATCGGTTGAGAGTTAGAGAATTTGAGGTACGTGAAAGAGTAAGACAGAGAGATGAAGAGCTACGGATGCAGGGTCAATGGCTGGAATTTATGAAAGAGGCAATGGAAGCTTTTGTGAGGTTTATGGAGAGAAAGTCTTAA